One genomic segment of Gossypium arboreum isolate Shixiya-1 chromosome 3, ASM2569848v2, whole genome shotgun sequence includes these proteins:
- the LOC108473835 gene encoding 26S proteasome non-ATPase regulatory subunit 1 homolog A-like has protein sequence MAAAAAAATMVSSAGGLLAMLNESHPLLKLHALSNLVSFVDQFWPEISTNVPIIESLYEDEEFDQHQRQLAALLVSKVFYYLGELNDSLSYALGAGALFDVSEDSDYVHTLLSKAIDEYASLRSKAAESSAEVASVDPRLEAIVERMLDRCLMDGKYHQAMGIAIECRRLDKLEEAITRSDNVHLTLAYSINVSHSFVYRREVLRLLVKVYQQLPSPDYLSICQCLMFLDEPEGVANILEKLLRSETKEDALLALQVAFDLVENEHQAFLLNVRDRLPPPKSLPSESEQPGSTDSAPAQNENSTASDVQMTDGSSASMTNMHDADPNEVVYAERLNKIKGILSGETSIQLTLQFLYSHNKSDLLILKTIKQSIEMRNSVCHTATIYANAIMHAGTTVDTFLRENLDWLSRATNWAKFSATAGLGVIHRGHLQQGRSLMAPYLPQGAAGGGGSPYSEGGALYALGLIHANHGEGIKQFLRNSLSNTNIEVIQHGACLGLGLAALGTADEEIYDDIKSMLYTDSAVAGEAAGISMGLLMVGTASEKASEMLAYAHETQHEKIIRGLALGIALTVYGREEEADTLIEQMTRDQDPILRYGGMYALALAYRGTANNKAIRHLLHFAVSDVSDDVRRTAVLALGFVLYSEPEQTPRIVSLLSESYNPHVRYGAALAVGISCAGTGLSEAIALLEPLTSDVVDFVRQGALIAMAMVMIQVNEASDSRVGTFRRQLEKIILDKHEDTMSKMGAILASGILDAGGRNVTIRLLSKTKHDKVTAVVGLAVFSQFWYWYPLIYFVSLSFSPTALIGLNYDLRVPRFEFLSHSKPSLFEYPKPTTVPTTTSAVKLPAAVLSTSAKAKARAKKEAEQKANAEKSSGQESSSTAQNTGKEKLSGEKDGEAMQVDGPPEKKTEPEPSFEILTNPARVVPAQEKFIKFLDGRYMPVKVAPSGFILLKDNCPNEPEELSLTDAPATASPAGGSAAGQQQSSSLAMAVDDEPQPPQPFEYTS, from the exons ATGGCGGCGGCAGCGGCAGCGGCGACGATGGTCAGCTCGGCTGGAGGGTTATTGGCGATGCTCAATGAGAGCCATCCTCTGCTGAAGTTGCATGCTCTCTCTAATCTTGTCAGCTTCGTGGACCAATTTTGGCCAGAGATCTCCACCAATGTTCCTATAAT AGAAAGCTTGTATGAAGATGAAGAATTCGACCAGCATCAGAGACAACTTGCTGCGCTGCTTGTCTCAAAG GTCTTCTATTACTTGGGTGAACTCAATGATTCATTGTCCTATGCTCTTGGAGCTGGCGCCCTTTTCGATGTTTCTGAGGATTCTGATTATGTTCATACTCTCCTTT CCAAGGCGATAGATGAGTATGCCAGCCTTCGGTCAAAGGCAGCAGAATCGAGTGCTGAAGTGGCATCAGTTGACCCTAGGTTAGAAGCTATTGTGGAGAGAATGCTGGATAG GTGTCTGATGGATGGAAAATACCACCAAGCCATGGGAATCGCAATTGAGTGCCGGAGACTAGATAAACTTGAGGAAGCAATAACAAGGAGTGATAATGTTCATCTGACTTTAGCATATTCCATTAATGTCTCACATTCCTTTGTTTATCGCCGAGAA GTGCTTCGGCTTCTTGTTAAAGTTTACCAACAGCTTCCTTCTCCTGATTATTTGAGTATTTGTCAGTGTCTCATGTTCTTGGATGAACCTGAAGGTGTTGCTAATATATTGGAGAAACTTCTCCGTTCTGAAACTAAAGAGGATGCTCTTTTGGCTTTGCAAGTCGCGTTTGATCTTGTGGAGAATGAGCACCAGGCTTTTCTCTTAAATGTCAGAGATCGCCTTCCACCTCCCAAATCTCTGCCTTCAGAATCAGAACAACCAGGATCCACTGATTCTGCTCCTGCACAAAATGAAAATTCTACTGCTTCAGATGTTCAGATGACAGATGGATCTTCTGCTTCTATGACTAATATGCATGATGCAGATCCTAATGAAGTTGTGTATGCCGAGAGGCTAAACAAAATCAAAGGGATTTTGTCTGGAGAAACATCCATACAATTGACTCTACAATTCTTGTACAGTCATAACAA ATCCGATCTATTGATTCTGAAGACGATAAAGCAGTCCATTGAAATGAGGAATAGTGTATGCCACACTGCCACCATCTACGCTAATGCCATTATGCATGCTGGAACTACGGTAGACACATTCCTGAGGGAAAATCTG GACTGGCTAAGTCGAGCCACCAATTGGGCCAAATTTAGTGCGACAGCAGGGCTGGGTGTTATTCACAGAGGACATCTGCAGCAGGGGAGGTCTCTGATGGCTCCATACCTGCCCCAGGGTGCAGCTGGTGGTGGTGGGAGTCCGTACTCCGAAGGTGGTGCACTATATGCTTTAGGTCTCATTCATGCCAACCATGGTGAGGGCATTAAGCAATTCCTTCGTAATAGCCTAAGCAACACTAATATAGAG GTTATCCAACATGGTGCATGCTTAGGTCTTGGTTTGGCAGCTCTTGGAACTGCTGATGAAGAAATTTATGATGACATCAAAAGCATGCTTTATACTGACAGTGCTGTTGCTGGTGAAGCTGCTGGAATCAGTATGGGTTTGCTTATGGTTGGAACTGCAAGTGAGAAAGCTAGCGAGATGCTTGCTTATGCACATGAGACCCAGCATGAGAAAATTATCAG GGGTTTAGCGTTAGGGATAGCCCTTACTGTTTATGGAAGGGAAGAAGAAGCAGATACATTAATTGAGCAGATGACTCGGGATCAAGATCCTATACTACGTTATGGTGGTATGTATGCATTAGCATTGGCCTACAGGGGAACTGCAAACAACAAGGCCATTCGTCACCTGTTGCACTTTGCTGTATCAGATGTGAGTGATGATGTTAGGAGAACTGCTGTTTTAGCACTTGGGTTTGTCCTTTACTCTGAGCCAGAGCAG ACTCCTAGAATTGTCTCCTTGCTATCCGAATCTTACAACCCACATGTTCGATATGGTGCGGCTCTTGCAGTGGGGATTTCATGTGCTGGTACAGGATTGAGTGAGGCCATAGCATTGCTAGAACCCTTAACATCAGATGTTGTTGATTTTGTTCGTCAAGGTGCCCTCATTGCGATGGCTATGGTCATGATCCAGGTCAATGAAGCCAGTGATTCTCGTGTCGGAACATTCAG GCGACAATTGGAAAAGATTATACTTGATAAGCACGAAGACACAATGAGCAAGATGGGAGCAATATTGGCCTCTGGGATCCTTGATGCTGGTGGGAGGAATGTAACCATAAGACTTCTTTCCAAGACAAAACACGACAAAGTCACTGCAGTTGTTGGTCTTGCTGTTTTTAGCCAGTTTTGGTATTGGTATCCCCTCATTTATTTTGTGAGCTTGTCGTTCTCGCCCACGGCTCTTATTGGACTGAACTATGACCTGAGGGTTCCAAGATTCGAGTTCTTATCTCATTCAAAACCTTCACTTTTTGAGTATCCAAAACCAACTACGGTGCCAACCACTACATCTGCTGTTAAACTTCCAGCTGCTGTCCTGTCAACTTCGGCAAAGGCTAAAGCTAGGGCTAAGAAAGAGGCAGAACAAAAGGCAAATGCCGAAAAATCATCAGGGCAAGAGTCCTCGTCTACCGCTCAAAATACCGGAAAAGAGAAATTGTCTGGCGAGAAAGACGGGGAAGCTATGCAG GTTGATGGTCCTCCGGAGAAGAAAACCGAGCCTGAGCCGTCATTTGAGATTTTGACCAACCCAGCAAGAGTGGTTCCAGCTCAGGAGAAGTTCATCAAGTTTTTAGATGGTCGGTACATGCCCGTAAAGGTGGCACCGTCCGGGTTCATTCTTCTCAAGGACAATTGCCCTAATGAACCAGAGGAGCTTTCTCTAACAGATGCCCCAGCAACTGCATCTCCAGCCGGTGGATCAGCAGCTGGACAACAACAGAGTTCTTCATTGGCTATGGCAGTTGACGATGAACCTCAGCCACCTCAACCTTTTGAGTACACTTCCTGA